One Agelaius phoeniceus isolate bAgePho1 chromosome 7, bAgePho1.hap1, whole genome shotgun sequence DNA segment encodes these proteins:
- the RBM45 gene encoding RNA-binding protein 45, translated as MEESSGIRLSAECLDEPPNSRVFVVLGKDTGEALIRERFSPFGDIQNIWLLRDRRTNESRGIAFIKFARSSQACRAMEEMHGRSLLPDSKPIKVFIAQSRASGSHRDLEDEELTRIFVMIPKTYTEEDLREKFKMYGDIEYCSIIKNKTTGESKGLGYVRYLKPSQAALAIEECDRSYRAILAEPKNKSSESFEHDYYSNVMRPELRGNTLPFCMQPEYCSFEKAETRIQEPVSKRLSVVSRLPFIQEQLFALFDLVPGLEYCDVQRDPHTNSGYAVIQYSTAASAIYAKYKLHGFEYPPGNRLTVIFLEDGNDSSDLIRKMATQLVTAQVSSALRGNSAMVQQYRTPPQAFGGASAPQLLQPQTDAILPPPKKKVPPDTSVKERLFILFHPHPLPVNVLEDVFCRFGQLISVYLVAGKNVAYAKFADRASASEAITALHGKIVNGVRLKVRLADSPSEEPNKRQRTY; from the exons ATGGAGGAGAGCAGCGGCATCCGCCTGTCGGCCGAGTGCCTGGACGAGCCGCCCAACAGCCGCGTCTTCGTGGTGCTGGGCAAGGACACGGGCGAGGCGCTGATCCGGGAGCGCTTCTCGCCTTTCGGGGACATCCAGAACATCTGGCTCCTGCGGGACAGGCGCACCAACGAGTCCCGCGGCATCGCCTTCATCAAGTTCGCCCGCAGCTCGCAGGCCTGCCGGGCCATGGAGGAGATGCACGGCCGCAGCCTGCTCCCCGACAGCAAGCCCATCAAG GTGTTTATTGCACAGTCAAGAGCTTCTGGAAGCCACCGAGATCTTGAAGATGAGGAGCTTACACGAATCTTTGTTATGATACCAAAAACCTACACGGAGGAGGATCTGCGGGAGAAGTTCAAG ATGTATGGAGACATTGAATATTGCAGCATTATTAAAAACAAGACTACTGGAGAAAGTAAAGGTTTGGGCTATGTCAGGTACCTGAAACCATCACAAGCTGCCCTAGCAATTGAGGAGTGTGATCGAA GCTACAGGGCCATTTTGGCTGAACCGAAAAATAAGTCATCTGAGTCTTTTGAACACGATTATTACAGTAATGTCATGAGACCAGAACTAAGAGGAAATACGCTTCCATTTT GTATGCAGCCAGAATATTGTAGCTTTGAAAAAGCTGAGACCCGAATTCAAGAGCCAGTCTCGAAGCGCCTGTCGGTGGTGTCTCGGCTCCCCTTTATTCAAGAGCAGCTGTTTGCCCTCTTCGATTTAGTTCCAGGTCTGGAATATTGTGATGTTCAGAGAGACCCTCATACCAATAGTG GGTATGCTGTGATTCAGTACAGCACTGCTGCCTCAGCTATATATGCCAAGTACAAACTGCACGGCTTTGAGTATCCTCCTGGAAATCGACTAACTGTCATTTTCCTAGAAGATGGGAATGACAGCTCAGA CCTGATCAGGAAGATGGCAACGCAGCTGGTGACAGCGCAGGTGTCGTCAGCGCTGCGCGGTAACAGCGCCATGGTTCAGCAGTACAGGACGCCTCCT CAAGCATTTGGAGGAGCTTCTGCCCCACAGTTGCTGCAGCCCCAAACAGATGCCATACTTCCACCACCCAAAAAAAAAGTTCCACCTGACACTTCTGTGAAGGAAAGGCTTTTCATACTTTTTCATCCCCATCCTTTACCAGTAAATGTACTGGAGGATGTGTTCTG TCGTTTTGGACAATTGATAAGTGTTTATCTTGTGGCTGGAAAAAATGTGGCCTATGCAAAATTTGCAGACAGAGCAAGTGCCAGCGAGGCCATAACTGCATTGCATGGCAAGATTGTGAATGGTGTGAGGCTGAAGGTGAGGCTGGCAGACTCACCCTCCGAGGAGCCCAACAAGCGCCAGAGAACTTACTGA